A portion of the Leptospira kobayashii genome contains these proteins:
- a CDS encoding glycosyltransferase family 4 protein translates to MNLGIDARPLAYGITGNSRYLAEVLRIIIKRNSKVHFYLFSNKPIHPVFNDILDLPNVKTIYESKSYPGPIYLNFILPKRIAEQNINRFWGTLQMLPIRKLPIPSFVNYHDLNFISAPETMAKWNFWQHKLLSQYTLKNADKIFCLSKNTKNEISAYMPEATNKCLVVYPGVSKRNFKKTKGIFPKSFFLTVGTLEPRKNIKRLIDAFRKFKETNPKDGHSLLVLGRKGWGEEGDKLFQTLTDGSLEKYRIQFMENPNDDVLGQAINECEAFFFPSHHEGFGLPLLEAMIEDKRCAASDIPVFREILSDSSDLYVPSSSLEGWTNAFQLFSHLKTKTRSPKFSKTKWSWDHTAKLLEEVLLK, encoded by the coding sequence ATGAATCTAGGAATTGATGCAAGGCCTCTTGCTTACGGAATCACCGGCAACTCCCGCTATTTAGCGGAAGTTTTGCGGATCATTATAAAAAGAAATTCCAAAGTCCATTTTTATCTTTTTTCCAATAAACCGATCCATCCTGTTTTCAATGATATTTTAGATTTGCCGAACGTAAAAACCATCTATGAATCCAAGTCGTATCCAGGGCCGATTTACCTGAATTTTATATTACCGAAGCGAATAGCGGAACAAAATATCAATCGGTTTTGGGGAACATTGCAAATGTTGCCTATACGCAAGCTTCCCATCCCCAGCTTTGTAAATTATCACGATTTGAATTTTATTTCCGCACCGGAAACGATGGCAAAGTGGAATTTCTGGCAACACAAACTGCTTTCCCAATATACTTTAAAGAATGCCGACAAAATCTTTTGTTTGTCGAAAAATACGAAAAACGAAATCTCAGCTTATATGCCAGAGGCTACTAACAAGTGTTTGGTGGTATATCCCGGAGTTTCCAAACGGAATTTCAAAAAGACAAAGGGGATTTTCCCGAAATCCTTTTTTCTAACGGTGGGGACTCTCGAACCGCGGAAAAACATAAAACGACTGATAGACGCTTTCCGAAAGTTCAAAGAAACAAACCCGAAGGACGGACATTCTTTATTGGTTCTCGGCAGAAAAGGTTGGGGAGAGGAAGGAGACAAACTCTTTCAAACACTCACCGACGGCTCTTTGGAAAAATACAGAATTCAATTTATGGAAAATCCGAATGATGACGTGCTTGGACAAGCAATAAACGAATGTGAGGCGTTCTTTTTCCCTTCCCACCATGAGGGCTTCGGACTGCCTCTTTTGGAAGCGATGATTGAAGACAAACGTTGCGCTGCATCGGATATCCCTGTTTTTCGCGAGATTCTTTCCGACTCCTCCGACTTATATGTGCCGTCCTCTTCCTTGGAAGGTTGGACAAATGCATTTCAATTGTTTTCCCATCTTAAAACAAAAACCAGATCACCAAAATTTTCCAAAACAAAATGGTCTTGGGATCATACCGCCAAATTACTAGAAGAGGTTTTATTAAAATGA
- a CDS encoding LIMLP_18675 family protein, whose amino-acid sequence MKYKLKRLKFKISEYLIRKQNRYFGTAIYEEINSNPAPNILILACAGIFLYFFAKNVHYLNDFLYWFVGLLEITKILKIGFLDNVKYYQYLSVFVFFYLSLSLLWDLGVLLSRWNVRLVLVKDEVWMIQNSGFGKKLIKFTTKSENLSLEWNHSGLLNILGLNRIVWKKDGQTLGYSPYFFPYGKNKQILDQILKRA is encoded by the coding sequence ATGAAATATAAATTGAAAAGACTGAAATTCAAAATCAGCGAATATTTGATCCGAAAACAAAATCGTTATTTCGGAACCGCAATATATGAAGAAATAAATTCAAATCCGGCTCCTAACATTCTGATCTTAGCCTGCGCAGGCATCTTTCTGTATTTTTTCGCAAAGAATGTACACTATCTGAATGATTTTTTGTATTGGTTCGTAGGACTTCTGGAGATTACAAAAATTTTGAAGATCGGGTTTTTAGATAATGTGAAATATTATCAATACTTATCCGTTTTTGTTTTTTTCTATCTTTCTCTTTCCCTTCTTTGGGATTTGGGTGTTCTACTTTCCCGCTGGAACGTACGTTTGGTGCTTGTGAAAGACGAAGTATGGATGATTCAAAATTCAGGATTCGGAAAAAAACTGATCAAATTCACTACCAAGTCGGAGAATCTGAGCTTGGAATGGAATCACTCGGGGCTTCTTAACATTCTAGGGCTCAATCGAATCGTTTGGAAAAAAGACGGACAGACTTTAGGATATTCTCCTTATTTCTTTCCTTACGGGAAAAACAAACAAATCCTGGATCAAATTTTGAAAAGAGCCTAG
- a CDS encoding MBOAT family O-acyltransferase, which produces MLFNSFEFLIFFPITIIIGNLLKNRWQRLFFLLASYYFYMAWQPSSIKCDARETTGIGYWVDTLFCDYKINAYVSILLFSTVVDYFAARLIERSEAGNFKRKIYLIISLLVNLGTLGFFKYTNFLLGLLNDINVWNDFRFENQDIILPVGISFYTFQSMSYTIDVFNGKTEARKSFLDFSLYVAFFPQLVAGPIVRAETFFRDLDHRLTVYKANIEEAFCLILIGLTRKIVFADNLAKVVDSTFSNYANLNPIEIWTGALAFGWQIYFDFAGYTDIAIGVARLFGFQFNPNFNFPMSCRNIADHWSKWHISFSTWIRDYIYIPLGGSRGSVYTYIRNIMITWLFAGLWHGAAYHYVAWGVWQGVMLLGHKFYSGTGVALTLNEKGGRTYDIFARVFTMFCLAFGFIMFRAESMEKAVSMMKSLVFLQNSGQPLWRWDNYHYGILLLICFIASYVFSKRQIPSILKGNPFKFTAFVVVNIYLLLLFGVTESQNFLYFQF; this is translated from the coding sequence ATGTTATTTAATTCTTTTGAATTTTTAATTTTTTTCCCAATAACAATCATTATAGGAAATCTGTTGAAAAACCGATGGCAAAGGTTGTTTTTTCTACTTGCGAGCTATTATTTCTATATGGCTTGGCAACCAAGCTCCATCAAATGCGATGCCCGCGAAACTACAGGCATTGGATACTGGGTTGATACCCTTTTCTGCGATTACAAGATCAACGCCTATGTATCCATTTTGCTTTTTTCGACCGTAGTGGATTACTTTGCCGCGAGATTGATTGAACGATCAGAAGCCGGAAATTTTAAAAGAAAGATCTATCTGATCATCTCTCTTTTGGTAAACCTGGGAACTTTGGGTTTTTTCAAATACACAAACTTCTTACTCGGCCTACTGAATGATATCAATGTTTGGAATGATTTTCGATTTGAAAATCAAGACATCATTCTGCCCGTTGGGATTTCCTTTTATACATTCCAATCCATGAGCTATACCATAGATGTATTCAATGGAAAAACGGAAGCGAGAAAATCCTTTTTGGATTTTTCACTTTATGTTGCTTTTTTTCCTCAATTGGTTGCAGGTCCCATCGTTCGTGCGGAAACATTTTTCCGGGATTTGGATCACAGACTTACGGTTTATAAAGCCAATATCGAAGAAGCATTTTGTCTGATTCTGATCGGGCTCACCCGCAAGATCGTATTTGCAGATAACTTGGCTAAGGTGGTGGATTCCACTTTCAGTAACTACGCGAATTTGAATCCGATCGAAATTTGGACGGGAGCACTTGCTTTCGGTTGGCAGATCTATTTTGATTTTGCAGGTTACACGGATATTGCAATCGGTGTGGCAAGATTATTCGGATTCCAATTCAATCCCAATTTCAACTTTCCCATGTCTTGCAGGAATATTGCGGATCATTGGTCGAAATGGCATATCTCCTTTTCCACTTGGATTCGGGATTATATCTATATACCTTTGGGAGGATCAAGAGGCTCCGTATATACTTACATTCGCAACATTATGATTACATGGTTATTTGCGGGACTTTGGCACGGAGCAGCTTATCACTATGTGGCATGGGGAGTCTGGCAAGGTGTAATGTTACTCGGACATAAGTTTTACAGCGGAACCGGTGTTGCTCTTACCTTAAATGAAAAGGGAGGAAGAACTTACGACATATTCGCACGAGTATTTACTATGTTCTGTTTGGCGTTCGGATTTATCATGTTCCGCGCCGAATCCATGGAAAAAGCAGTAAGTATGATGAAGAGCTTAGTGTTCCTTCAAAACTCAGGACAACCGCTATGGCGTTGGGACAATTACCATTATGGTATTTTACTTTTGATATGTTTCATTGCAAGTTACGTATTCTCCAAAAGACAGATTCCATCTATCTTAAAAGGCAATCCGTTTAAATTCACCGCATTCGTAGTCGTTAATATATATCTACTCTTATTATTCGGAGTCACCGAGAGTCAAAATTTCTTGTACTTTCAATTTTAA
- a CDS encoding nucleotide pyrophosphohydrolase, with protein MEKNELTLNEMQKTVDVWIQSIGVRYFSELTNLAVLVEEVGEFSRLMARTYGDQSFKKGESKDQIPSEMGDILFVLTCLANQMGLSLQDCIEKTLEKNTLRDANRHKENEKLQSKDKT; from the coding sequence TTGGAAAAAAATGAACTAACATTAAACGAAATGCAAAAGACAGTTGATGTCTGGATTCAATCCATAGGAGTTCGTTATTTTTCCGAACTCACCAACTTAGCAGTATTAGTCGAAGAGGTCGGAGAGTTTTCAAGACTCATGGCTCGCACTTACGGAGACCAGTCTTTTAAAAAAGGAGAATCTAAAGATCAGATCCCTTCCGAAATGGGCGATATTTTATTTGTCCTTACCTGTCTTGCCAACCAGATGGGGCTCTCTTTGCAAGACTGCATCGAAAAAACGTTGGAGAAAAATACTCTTCGGGATGCAAACAGACATAAAGAAAATGAAAAGCTTCAATCTAAGGATAAGACATAA
- a CDS encoding TonB-dependent receptor translates to MKKSELILTLLFVFFGFKEIHAEKQIDVKFHLVRSSSGRPVANATVVAKYAKASGITDAEGTAVLLFPGPGYYEIKIVAGDRIETSTKEIRYSGQVILVSIRDQESGGIIVSGERDKTPLSRYGLQQDEIKRIPGVAGDSLKALQTIPGVVIGVPVGVLPTAFTNVGANAVSGVPYSNSERGDLSLRGGGTRQNQYFFDGFPLSYPFHLGNQSSVLNNNLIRSFDVYTGAFPSKYGFATGGIISVEGTDRVEQNKTVVNMNFFLTDAYNQTKLSPSLSMITSGRKNYPNFVLLRTYPDAIPQDAKFAEYHDFQWKMIWDISNEQRLSIQTFGGRDRQAYTKQQASYERDGADPRPPTGLDRLFRTDGIRHIWKGKSFRNTLSYSRTEFREFFELRITNPATAENIFGLQNRTSDYLTFAEERLELDVLEDYVKFEGGLQFRSKETNLKGENITSTNRLFSQIFDNLINSSPQFRSIIDGDRIRYHEVAGFAEFQGKWHGFRLTPGGRVDSYSGSGEVNLSPRISGGYVFESTKTSILAGHGIHYNSPVSVEQLSKRAGNPNLFMERSEHNSIGITQELPKGWSLKLEAFHNIFQNIIVADSYATDPYSLNNDLRLFVRDPSNAINSPLTPRNLNYSNSGYGFSEGVEFFVKKTKDPREESGAFGWVSYTNSLTKRNNNQARLSSDEQRDRTLENSQRTILAQTKIGTNYLNYYDNNTTEFIFNNDRMELYDLHRSHILNIVFGYKFNPEWQIGGRYRYFSGSPFTPITGANRLNQAATFGANLYIPEYSKAYNSDAYAPFHQFDLRIDKFDNYSWGYINVYLEFVNFYGRRNQSGQNFDNLKAYERGVNPAPVYDTVNSPYVQSEDPRGRIVYLPIINLGMEVRF, encoded by the coding sequence ATGAAAAAGAGCGAACTCATTCTTACTTTGTTGTTTGTCTTTTTCGGCTTTAAAGAAATTCATGCGGAAAAACAGATAGATGTAAAATTTCATCTGGTTCGATCTTCTTCTGGACGTCCGGTTGCAAATGCAACGGTAGTCGCAAAATATGCAAAAGCCAGCGGGATCACGGATGCGGAAGGAACTGCGGTACTTTTATTTCCCGGTCCGGGTTATTATGAAATTAAAATTGTTGCAGGTGATCGGATTGAGACTTCTACAAAGGAAATCAGATATTCGGGCCAGGTTATTCTAGTTTCCATTCGGGATCAGGAATCTGGTGGAATCATTGTTAGTGGGGAAAGGGACAAAACTCCTCTTTCCAGATACGGTTTGCAACAGGACGAGATCAAACGGATTCCGGGAGTTGCAGGAGATTCCCTAAAAGCACTCCAAACTATCCCGGGTGTCGTAATCGGAGTTCCGGTAGGAGTACTTCCTACCGCTTTTACCAATGTGGGTGCGAATGCAGTATCAGGGGTTCCTTATTCGAATAGTGAAAGAGGAGATCTTTCTTTAAGAGGCGGTGGCACAAGACAGAATCAGTATTTTTTCGACGGATTTCCGTTGTCGTATCCTTTTCATTTAGGCAATCAGTCTTCCGTATTGAATAATAATTTAATCCGGTCTTTTGATGTTTATACGGGGGCATTTCCATCTAAATACGGTTTTGCGACTGGCGGTATCATCTCGGTTGAAGGGACCGATCGGGTAGAGCAGAATAAAACGGTTGTTAATATGAATTTTTTTCTTACAGATGCTTATAATCAGACAAAGTTATCTCCCTCTTTATCCATGATTACTTCCGGTAGAAAAAATTATCCGAATTTTGTTTTATTGAGAACTTATCCCGACGCGATCCCTCAAGATGCTAAGTTTGCAGAATATCATGATTTTCAATGGAAAATGATTTGGGATATCAGTAACGAACAAAGATTGTCAATCCAAACCTTCGGAGGACGGGATAGACAGGCATATACAAAACAGCAGGCAAGTTATGAAAGAGATGGCGCCGATCCGAGGCCACCGACGGGACTTGATCGATTGTTTCGAACGGACGGGATTCGCCATATTTGGAAGGGAAAAAGTTTCAGAAATACATTGTCCTATTCGAGAACCGAGTTTCGCGAATTCTTTGAGTTAAGAATAACGAATCCGGCTACAGCGGAAAATATTTTCGGACTCCAAAATAGAACCAGTGATTATCTTACTTTTGCGGAAGAACGTTTGGAATTGGATGTTCTTGAAGATTATGTGAAGTTTGAAGGAGGATTGCAATTTCGCTCCAAAGAAACAAACCTGAAAGGCGAAAATATAACATCGACTAATCGATTGTTCAGTCAAATTTTTGACAATCTAATCAATTCAAGTCCGCAGTTCCGATCCATTATAGACGGAGATAGGATTCGTTACCATGAAGTTGCAGGGTTTGCCGAATTCCAGGGGAAATGGCATGGCTTTCGATTGACACCTGGAGGAAGAGTTGATTCCTATAGTGGCAGCGGAGAGGTAAATCTTTCACCAAGGATTAGCGGTGGTTATGTGTTTGAGTCGACAAAAACTTCGATTTTGGCCGGACATGGTATTCATTATAATTCGCCCGTTTCCGTAGAACAACTTTCCAAACGTGCAGGCAATCCGAATTTATTTATGGAGAGATCAGAGCATAACTCCATAGGGATTACCCAAGAGCTGCCAAAAGGGTGGAGCTTAAAACTAGAAGCATTTCATAATATATTTCAGAATATAATTGTCGCGGATTCTTATGCGACCGATCCTTATTCTCTCAATAATGATCTACGTCTTTTTGTGCGCGACCCTTCGAACGCGATCAATTCTCCTTTAACACCGCGTAATTTAAATTACTCAAATTCGGGTTACGGATTCTCCGAGGGAGTGGAGTTTTTTGTGAAAAAGACAAAAGATCCTAGAGAAGAATCGGGAGCTTTCGGTTGGGTCTCTTATACGAACTCACTTACTAAGCGGAACAATAACCAAGCTCGTTTATCATCCGATGAACAAAGAGATAGGACGCTCGAAAATAGTCAAAGGACGATTCTTGCTCAAACAAAGATCGGAACAAATTATCTTAACTACTATGATAATAATACAACCGAATTTATTTTCAATAACGATAGGATGGAACTCTATGATTTGCATAGATCTCATATTCTGAACATTGTGTTCGGGTATAAGTTCAATCCGGAATGGCAGATTGGAGGAAGGTATCGTTATTTTTCCGGTTCTCCTTTTACTCCTATTACAGGTGCAAATCGATTGAACCAAGCGGCCACTTTCGGGGCGAATTTGTACATTCCGGAATATTCAAAAGCATACAATAGTGACGCGTATGCTCCTTTTCATCAATTTGATTTAAGAATCGATAAATTCGACAATTACAGTTGGGGTTATATCAATGTTTATCTTGAATTTGTGAATTTCTACGGAAGGAGAAATCAATCAGGGCAGAATTTTGATAACCTAAAGGCCTATGAAAGAGGAGTGAATCCTGCGCCTGTTTATGACACGGTAAACTCTCCTTATGTGCAATCGGAAGATCCCAGGGGGCGCATTGTATATCTGCCGATTATAAACCTCGGAATGGAAGTTAGGTTCTAA
- a CDS encoding methyl-accepting chemotaxis protein — translation MKEKQKQKIKDWSLLGPVYVNRVRFSLASFYIIAVIGSYQTATALQNISYSVGITAMFIYGSIQASLFNKGKLNKIFPRIFLFLDISVLFAVTASGLYSGRDSAADLIKSPTLYALYYFYITYSAFLFSRKTLLACTYYSALCLVALLSISFSLGVEFKEAIGVQSMKGTVAISNEIFKILFLIAFGYLAGTVLDLLNRMREEADVKTHESNRQRVTMENKNTILKSVGEMLAGSVSVINNVVQNFNTQISNQALSIKEMSELMLSFSDSIQTSVGNINNQDDQIKTANANSDSLKANLISVSDSCSTLFNKMSDFRILGDSLSESVRDLDQRLVSVSESQKQVSEVNQIMAEIADRTNLLALNASIEAARAGEHGRGFAVVAQEVAKLADNSNENATKIKNIIQKSNKFIQEGVELALKSRNQSSELQKGYHELSSVLSNLKDKIEIQKNTNLEMLSSLTNISELSKRIAEEAKLLSNDKDEMLGVVANMEASVAEVVKNADIIRENIHKLEKQANNLAED, via the coding sequence ATGAAAGAAAAACAAAAACAGAAGATAAAAGATTGGTCGTTACTCGGCCCGGTTTATGTAAATCGCGTACGGTTTTCACTTGCATCTTTCTATATAATTGCAGTGATCGGATCTTATCAGACGGCTACCGCCTTACAAAATATCAGTTATTCGGTTGGAATTACTGCCATGTTTATTTACGGATCCATTCAGGCTTCCTTGTTCAATAAAGGAAAACTGAATAAAATTTTTCCTCGTATATTTTTGTTTTTAGATATCTCCGTTTTATTTGCGGTGACAGCTTCCGGACTCTACAGTGGGAGAGATAGTGCTGCGGATTTGATCAAGTCTCCTACTTTGTACGCTCTTTATTATTTCTATATAACTTACTCCGCTTTTTTATTCTCCAGAAAAACTCTACTAGCTTGTACATATTATTCCGCGCTTTGCCTGGTTGCTTTACTTTCGATTAGTTTTTCTTTAGGCGTTGAATTTAAGGAAGCGATCGGAGTACAAAGTATGAAGGGAACAGTTGCTATTTCGAACGAAATATTCAAAATTCTATTTCTAATCGCATTTGGTTATTTGGCAGGCACTGTTCTGGATTTATTAAATCGTATGAGGGAAGAAGCTGATGTAAAAACCCATGAATCGAATCGCCAAAGAGTGACGATGGAAAATAAAAATACCATTCTGAAATCCGTCGGCGAGATGCTTGCAGGATCGGTTTCCGTTATCAATAATGTCGTTCAGAATTTTAACACTCAAATTTCAAATCAGGCATTGAGTATCAAGGAAATGTCCGAGCTTATGTTGTCTTTTTCCGATAGCATTCAAACCTCCGTTGGAAATATAAACAACCAAGACGACCAGATTAAAACTGCAAATGCAAATTCGGATTCCTTAAAAGCAAATTTAATCTCTGTTAGTGATTCTTGTTCCACTTTATTTAATAAGATGAGTGATTTCAGAATCTTAGGTGACTCCTTGTCGGAATCCGTAAGGGATTTGGACCAAAGGTTGGTGTCCGTCAGCGAATCTCAAAAGCAAGTCAGTGAAGTGAATCAAATCATGGCTGAAATCGCCGATCGTACGAATTTGCTTGCATTGAACGCTTCCATTGAAGCCGCAAGAGCCGGGGAACATGGTCGCGGGTTTGCGGTTGTTGCACAAGAGGTTGCCAAACTTGCGGACAATTCCAATGAGAACGCCACAAAAATCAAAAACATCATTCAGAAATCCAACAAATTCATCCAAGAAGGCGTTGAACTAGCATTAAAGTCCAGAAATCAATCCAGTGAGCTCCAAAAAGGATACCATGAATTATCATCCGTTCTTTCCAACCTAAAGGATAAGATTGAGATTCAGAAAAATACCAATTTGGAAATGTTAAGTTCTCTCACAAACATCAGTGAACTTTCGAAAAGAATCGCGGAAGAGGCCAAATTGCTTTCCAACGACAAAGATGAAATGTTAGGTGTTGTTGCAAATATGGAAGCGAGTGTCGCTGAAGTTGTTAAAAATGCCGATATCATCCGTGAAAATATTCATAAATTGGAAAAACAGGCAAATAACCTAGCAGAGGATTGA
- a CDS encoding pirin family protein — protein MKKVLHLGKERGHANFGWLDSHHSFSFGNYFHPEKIQFGALRVLNDDSVEAGMGFGTHPHDNMEIISIPLSGELAHKDSTGTNGVIQTGEVQIMSAGSGIRHSEFNHSLKDKVNFLQIWILPKERNISPRYEQKAFAKEGKLNSFQTVVSPNEPNAVWINQDAYFSLSLLEEGKELDYKLKNPNHGLYVFLINGKLNAEDQPLERRDAVGIWETEQVHFKAEKESEFLVIEVPMN, from the coding sequence ATGAAAAAAGTATTACATTTAGGAAAAGAAAGGGGGCATGCTAACTTTGGCTGGCTGGACAGCCATCATTCCTTCAGCTTTGGAAACTACTTCCACCCGGAAAAAATCCAATTCGGAGCTTTGCGTGTCCTAAATGACGATTCCGTAGAGGCCGGCATGGGGTTCGGAACCCACCCTCATGACAATATGGAGATTATCTCTATCCCTCTTTCCGGGGAATTGGCCCATAAGGATAGTACGGGGACAAACGGAGTCATCCAAACAGGTGAAGTTCAAATCATGTCCGCAGGAAGCGGGATCCGACATTCAGAGTTCAATCATAGTCTGAAGGATAAGGTAAATTTTTTACAAATATGGATTCTTCCGAAAGAAAGAAACATTTCTCCCCGTTATGAACAAAAGGCATTTGCCAAAGAAGGAAAATTAAACTCCTTTCAAACGGTTGTTTCCCCGAATGAGCCTAATGCTGTTTGGATCAACCAAGATGCGTATTTCTCACTCTCGCTTCTGGAAGAAGGCAAAGAGTTGGATTACAAATTGAAAAATCCGAATCACGGACTTTATGTTTTTCTGATCAACGGAAAACTCAATGCAGAAGACCAACCTTTGGAAAGAAGGGATGCAGTGGGAATCTGGGAGACAGAGCAAGTTCACTTCAAAGCGGAAAAAGAAAGCGAGTTCTTAGTGATAGAAGTTCCCATGAACTAA
- the omp85 gene encoding Omp85 family outer membrane protein — translation MQRFKLLKPCLILSIYYFLSVGLFAQTQDLDKPQDKPKIQEPIPSWIGDFKKLDAKELAGKREGWYATGLPLIGNDAVSGKGGGLIANLFYNGKKDSPSFQYTPYEYSISTGAYNSTRGTQNYFVSLDAPYFLDSPYRLKTFVGHDTNLHNQYFGLGSSSLAPLKYSDRNQPDGEMHRNASYTDFESANSYYTSKGVGREAVSTQRKNEYRFETTYAQFFLDKTIHKIFRLWGGAEFSKNIVRRYDGEWTKAKDPYFGVDVPVQEDISDISRDASRGKLIGEKGGNLNYLRGGIAYDTRDYEPDPDSGWLIEYNFNRAERMIGSDFSYLRHMVQAKNFWQPFPHYFEELVIAQRVALTRIDGNVPFFEYRYLYSIDGPMGALGGQNTLRGYRQERFYGPVMGFYNFELRWRFASFELWDQNFQVSLVPFYDIGQVWDRMREISTQGYKHSRGMGMRIIWDQATVILMDMAFSKEDSLFYLDMGHTF, via the coding sequence TTGCAAAGATTCAAATTGCTTAAGCCTTGCCTGATCTTATCAATATATTATTTCCTCAGTGTCGGCCTTTTTGCTCAAACCCAGGACTTGGATAAACCGCAAGATAAACCTAAAATCCAAGAACCGATCCCATCTTGGATCGGCGACTTTAAGAAACTGGATGCAAAGGAACTTGCAGGTAAAAGAGAAGGCTGGTATGCGACAGGCCTTCCTTTAATTGGAAATGATGCCGTTTCCGGAAAAGGAGGGGGGCTGATCGCCAATCTTTTTTATAACGGCAAAAAGGATTCTCCTTCTTTTCAATACACACCTTACGAGTATTCGATTTCTACCGGTGCTTATAATAGTACGCGAGGCACTCAGAATTACTTTGTATCCTTGGATGCTCCTTATTTTTTAGATTCCCCTTATCGTTTGAAGACTTTTGTCGGTCACGATACCAATTTACACAATCAATACTTCGGCTTGGGTAGTTCTTCTCTTGCACCGTTAAAATATTCCGACAGGAACCAACCGGACGGAGAGATGCATCGGAATGCGAGTTATACAGACTTTGAATCGGCTAATTCTTATTATACGTCCAAAGGAGTAGGTCGGGAAGCTGTTTCTACACAAAGAAAAAATGAGTATCGTTTTGAGACTACGTACGCGCAATTTTTTTTAGATAAGACGATACATAAAATATTCAGGCTTTGGGGCGGGGCTGAATTCTCTAAAAACATAGTTAGGCGTTATGATGGTGAATGGACGAAGGCGAAAGATCCTTATTTTGGGGTGGATGTTCCCGTTCAGGAAGATATTTCCGATATTTCCAGAGATGCCAGTCGAGGGAAATTAATCGGAGAAAAAGGTGGAAATCTAAATTATCTTCGGGGAGGAATTGCGTATGATACTCGTGATTATGAACCGGACCCGGATAGCGGATGGTTGATTGAGTATAATTTTAATCGGGCGGAAAGGATGATAGGTTCCGATTTTTCCTATCTAAGGCATATGGTGCAAGCCAAGAATTTTTGGCAACCTTTCCCACATTACTTTGAAGAGTTGGTGATCGCCCAACGTGTTGCTTTGACAAGAATCGATGGTAATGTACCTTTTTTTGAATATAGATATTTATACTCGATTGACGGTCCTATGGGAGCCTTAGGTGGTCAGAATACTCTTAGAGGTTACAGACAGGAAAGATTTTACGGGCCTGTTATGGGATTTTATAATTTCGAACTTAGGTGGAGATTTGCCAGTTTTGAATTATGGGACCAGAATTTTCAAGTGAGCCTTGTGCCTTTTTATGATATAGGTCAAGTTTGGGATAGAATGCGTGAAATCTCTACGCAAGGTTACAAACATTCACGAGGTATGGGTATGCGCATCATTTGGGACCAAGCAACTGTTATATTGATGGATATGGCTTTTTCAAAGGAAGATTCTCTTTTTTATTTGGATATGGGTCATACGTTTTAA